The DNA window AGAAAAACTGTTAGAGAAGAGTTAGAGAAAGAAAGAATTGATTCTTTATACGTAATGTTATCTAAACAATATCCAGGCAAGTTAACAGTGGTTAGAAGGGTTTAAAAATGCTTGTAATTTTAAATATATTTATTGAACAAAAAAGAAGTGATAAAATAATTAAGGAGCTTTCTAAACTTCCTGAAATAAAAGATGTTTACGAAGTTATTGGAGAATGCGATTTAATAGCTTTAGCTTCAGTTAACGATTCAAATGAGTTTAAAGAGTTCTTAAAGAATAAAACTTTAAAGATTAAAGGTGTGAAAAGCGCTGTAACAATGATTGTTTCTCACATTTATAAAAAGGATGGGAAAATCACATATGAATAATGAAGAATATCATGAAGCTTCAATATTAATTCCAATATCCACCTTTATAGATAAAGAAAGATTAATTAAAGCTTTACATGCTATTTCCATTTTTCAAAAACTTAAACTAGTTTTATTTCATGTGATAGAACTTAAAAGTAGAACTACTCCTATTGAAGCTGAATTTTTTGAAGAACATACAAAAAAAATTAAAGGTTTTCTTGATGAAGTTAAAGATTGGTTAATAAAACAGGGATATAATGTTTTAGTTAAAATTGTTGTTGCAAGAAGTATTTCTGAAGGAATAATTTATGAATCTAATTCTGGCGATTACAATATTGTAATTATGATGAAGAGGAAGCCTAGAAGAGGCTTCAAAAAGTTTCTTCATAAAAGCATAAGTGAAAAAGTAATAAAGTATACTAGGAAGCTTGTATTGATTATTCCAACAGATTTTTAAACCACTTTAAATATTATATTCAAAGCTGCAACGCTTATAAATAACGTGAGGTGCTTAAAAATGCCTGCAGAAATATTTAATCTTGAAGAATTCATTAAGTTAAGTGAAGCTGCTTCTGAATGCCGAGTAAAAAAAACTAAAGGAATTGTTAAACTTAAGTTAAGAACTAAAAAAAAGCTTTATACAATTAAGCTAAAGGAGAATGAAGCTGAAGAAGCTTTAAAAAAAATTAAATGCCCAATTGTTGAAGTTTAACCCCCATGAACCACTGGTACAATAACTATTTCACTTCCGTTTTTAATTAAGCTATTTAACCCGTTTAAAGCTGAAATTTCAACTCCATCAACAAATATTACATAGTTTCCTGGTGATTCTAAAATATTTTTAAACTCCTCCTTATTAATTATTTCAATGAGTTTTTTCAAAACAGTTTTCACTTCAATATTATTGTTTTCTTCAATATTGATTTCTATAATTTTTCTTTCAGCAAGTTTCTCTAAGCTTCCAAAAAGTTTAACAGCAACAATCATGAATTAATTCACTTAAAAATAAATAATTCTTCTTCGTAACGTCTTCCTTCAAAAAGTGAACCTGGAGGGATCCTCTCAATTTTTCTTTTAGAAAGAAAGTTTATTAAAAAGTTGTTAGCTTCCTCAACCGATATAGAATCGTCTTTAAGCCATTCTAAAGGAACATTAATTTCCATTGGTCTAGCTGGAATAACATGTCTAGTTACTTTATGAGGAAAAACTAAACCTTTTAAACCAAAATTAATTACATCTTCCTTATTTATAGGTGGAACACCCATAACCATTTCCACAATTTTATTTAAAAGTTTTTTTTCAGCATCAAATTCAGTTTCGTAACCTACTTTTTTTCCAGCTTCAACAAGTTTACTTTCAATTAATTTAACAATTTCATAAGCTTTTTTCAAGTCTTTTTGCCATTCAATTAAAAAGCATTTTTCTCGTGTTAAAAAAGAGGCTGAGGCTTGCCTATTTAATAAAGCTTCCTTAGCTTCTTTAAAGCTTGATTCAATCAAGTTAAAGTTAAGTTTTGAAGCTTCATCTTGAAGAGTTTCAATTAAATTTTCTCCATTAAAAGTTCTATACCATACAGCAACTTTTATTAATGGGTTAAAGTAATCAAGTAAACATACAGGCATTCTAATGCAACCTGCTTTTTTAGCTGCTTCAACTCTATGCATTCCATCTAAAACTACAAAAGAACCCTTATCTACTATAACAGGGTTTTTAATTACTTTTTCTTGAATTATAGATGAAGCTATTTCCTCTACAAGTGCTGGAATAGTTTCTTCATGCAAGGAAAGTTTAGTTATAGGAGCTAAAGCGATTTCAAGCTTAAGATTTTTAAAAGGAATTTTAAAACTCAATTTTTTCCACCTTTACTAAAACTAAACCTTTTTAAAGCTTCTTTAACTATTGTTGATGAAGTTTCAAGAGTTTTTTCAGCTAAAACAAGAATTTTATCTTTTCCAGCAGCAAAATTGGGATCAACAGTTTTCTTAATTAAAATATTTATTTTCTCCATTAATCTGATCAAAGGTTCTTTTCTTAAAAATCCTTTAGTTAAAGCTTCTTCAAGCATATACTCCATTGTGTTAGGATCGCCGAAAACATGCTGAATAGCTAATTGAGCTTTTCTCATTGAAATAGCTGAAAGCTCTTTTACAAGCTCTATTGAGTCGCATTCCTTAGCTAA is part of the Candidatus Bathyarchaeota archaeon genome and encodes:
- a CDS encoding Lrp/AsnC ligand binding domain-containing protein, which produces MLVILNIFIEQKRSDKIIKELSKLPEIKDVYEVIGECDLIALASVNDSNEFKEFLKNKTLKIKGVKSAVTMIVSHIYKKDGKITYE
- a CDS encoding universal stress protein → MNNEEYHEASILIPISTFIDKERLIKALHAISIFQKLKLVLFHVIELKSRTTPIEAEFFEEHTKKIKGFLDEVKDWLIKQGYNVLVKIVVARSISEGIIYESNSGDYNIVIMMKRKPRRGFKKFLHKSISEKVIKYTRKLVLIIPTDF
- a CDS encoding MoaD/ThiS family protein — protein: MIVAVKLFGSLEKLAERKIIEINIEENNNIEVKTVLKKLIEIINKEEFKNILESPGNYVIFVDGVEISALNGLNSLIKNGSEIVIVPVVHGG
- a CDS encoding ParB N-terminal domain-containing protein gives rise to the protein MSFKIPFKNLKLEIALAPITKLSLHEETIPALVEEIASSIIQEKVIKNPVIVDKGSFVVLDGMHRVEAAKKAGCIRMPVCLLDYFNPLIKVAVWYRTFNGENLIETLQDEASKLNFNLIESSFKEAKEALLNRQASASFLTREKCFLIEWQKDLKKAYEIVKLIESKLVEAGKKVGYETEFDAEKKLLNKIVEMVMGVPPINKEDVINFGLKGLVFPHKVTRHVIPARPMEINVPLEWLKDDSISVEEANNFLINFLSKRKIERIPPGSLFEGRRYEEELFIFK